In the Clostridium sporogenes genome, one interval contains:
- a CDS encoding streptolysin associated protein SagC, producing MENNTIYKLSNNLRIYDNGGNEIRFRSGLWNYNEAVLDLSTETENFTKSFRKLIDNLKNNKGISVNDLEEYELNNEEKNNLINVINSLNEAGMLCSEDEKDNDLEISKVLLGDFRYTLNKKEKSNQKLLFISDNDYAKETAKNLSDGMNMNLDLYSKENIDNIISKDLTSNLDALEKKSNMEDMKKKLENYSAILICMSHINMNLFRNINRVSIELKKPIIMSFIDGPFITILSTLPPKTGCLECFEQRILSRLEDHVLYHKFIENDFKPSDKSHKSIIPLLNIMTNMVISEGFLINNFNTCKIEGRVLSIFVPTLEIQSQDLLRVPFCPACGNVSKAKLKEINISTRNIVDEILDDINC from the coding sequence ATGGAAAACAACACTATATATAAATTAAGTAATAATTTAAGAATATACGATAATGGTGGAAATGAAATAAGATTTAGAAGTGGACTTTGGAACTATAATGAGGCGGTTTTAGATTTGAGCACTGAAACAGAAAATTTCACGAAATCTTTTAGAAAGCTTATTGATAATTTAAAAAACAATAAGGGAATATCAGTAAATGATTTAGAAGAATATGAATTAAACAATGAAGAAAAAAATAATTTAATCAATGTTATAAATTCATTAAATGAAGCTGGTATGTTATGTAGTGAAGATGAAAAAGATAATGACCTTGAAATTTCAAAAGTACTATTAGGAGATTTTAGATACACTCTTAATAAAAAAGAGAAAAGTAATCAAAAGTTATTATTTATATCGGATAATGATTATGCAAAAGAAACTGCTAAAAACTTGTCTGATGGTATGAATATGAATTTAGATTTGTATTCAAAAGAAAATATAGATAATATAATTTCTAAAGATTTGACATCTAATTTAGATGCCCTAGAAAAAAAGTCTAATATGGAAGATATGAAAAAGAAATTAGAAAATTATTCGGCTATATTAATATGTATGAGTCATATTAATATGAATTTATTTAGAAATATAAATAGAGTATCTATAGAATTAAAAAAACCTATTATTATGTCCTTTATTGATGGACCTTTTATAACTATTTTAAGTACATTGCCACCTAAAACTGGTTGCTTAGAGTGCTTTGAACAAAGAATTTTATCAAGACTTGAAGATCATGTGTTGTATCACAAATTTATAGAAAATGATTTTAAACCCAGCGATAAATCTCATAAATCCATAATTCCTTTATTAAATATTATGACTAATATGGTTATATCTGAAGGCTTTTTAATAAACAATTTTAATACCTGCAAAATTGAAGGTAGGGTACTTAGTATATTTGTTCCAACATTAGAAATACAATCTCAAGATTTATTGAGAGTTCCATTTTGCCCAGCTTGCGGAAATGTATCAAAGGCTAAATTAAAAGAAATAAATATATCTACTAGAAATATTGTAGATGAAATCTTAGACGATATTAATTGTTAA
- the closA gene encoding clostridiolysin S yields MLKFNEHVLTTTNNNNKVTVAPGSCCCCSCCCCVSISVGGGSSSTGGGATAGQGGN; encoded by the coding sequence ATGTTAAAATTTAATGAACACGTATTAACAACTACTAATAACAATAATAAAGTTACTGTAGCTCCAGGAAGTTGTTGCTGCTGCTCTTGTTGTTGTTGCGTTAGTATTAGCGTAGGTGGAGGTTCATCTTCAACAGGTGGCGGAGCAACTGCTGGACAAGGTGGAAACTAA
- a CDS encoding DUF1540 domain-containing protein — MNHNDSIGCNVHECKYHAQNTDYCTLNKINVTKHEPEAKSVECTDCGSFESSH; from the coding sequence ATGAATCATAATGATAGTATAGGATGTAATGTTCACGAATGTAAATATCATGCTCAAAATACAGACTATTGTACACTTAATAAAATCAATGTAACTAAGCATGAACCAGAAGCTAAAAGTGTTGAATGTACAGATTGTGGTAGCTTTGAATCTAGTCACTAA
- the cadA gene encoding cadmium-translocating P-type ATPase, with amino-acid sequence MVIKKKLLLKGLCCANCAAKIERAVQKLDIIDNATYNFNNSTLIINLEEDNKDVIIKTVQEIVDRIEPGVKVIDKENLKRKVVSVPIKNNNNLNVQNNKGKSLKVDKIENNHDHSHSHDGEDSDALEKKTLIRIISGVILLILATAFKSKETLSIGLYLASYVLIGGKVILSSIRNISRGQVFDENFLMAVATVAAIAVKQYPEAVAVMLFYEVGEFLQDKAVNKSRKSITALMNIRPDYANLVKGEDIEVVSPEDINIDDIIMVKPGEKVPLDGVVIEGQSSVDTSAITGESLISEVSKDSNVLSGYINKNGVIKIKVSKTFEESTVSKILELTENASATKANTEKFITKFARYYTPVVVFAALALAVIPTLILKDPDISKWIYRAAVFLVVSCPCALVISIPLSFFAGIGGASKKGVLIKTGTALEALNNAETIVFDKTGTLTKGVFKVSKIQAEEGVNKEELIEYAALVESYSNHPIAKSILKYYKKTIDNKRIENYEEIVARGVTAYIDGKKVYAGNNKLMEELNINYEKSQDDGVILYIVLEDKYIGYIVINDEIKKDSKETIKSLKDIGIKKAAMLTGDRKSTANNIGNFLGMDEIYSELLPQEKVEKMQSLKSQSSKDGKIVFVGDGVNDAPVLAMSDIGVSMGGLGSDAAIEASDLVLMSDEPSKLVDAIKIARKTHKIVWQNIIVVLIIKFAVLALAVMGKSTMWMAVFADVGVALIAVINALRILK; translated from the coding sequence ATGGTTATAAAAAAGAAACTTCTTTTAAAAGGCTTATGTTGTGCTAATTGTGCAGCAAAAATAGAAAGAGCTGTTCAAAAATTAGATATAATAGATAATGCAACCTATAATTTTAATAACTCAACTTTGATTATAAACTTGGAAGAAGATAATAAAGATGTCATTATAAAAACAGTACAAGAAATAGTAGATAGAATAGAACCAGGGGTAAAAGTAATAGATAAGGAAAATTTAAAAAGAAAAGTAGTAAGTGTACCGATTAAAAATAATAATAATTTAAATGTCCAAAATAATAAAGGTAAAAGTTTAAAAGTAGATAAAATAGAAAATAATCACGATCATAGCCATAGTCATGATGGAGAAGATAGTGATGCTTTAGAAAAAAAGACTCTTATAAGAATTATTTCAGGAGTAATTTTATTAATTTTAGCTACTGCATTTAAATCTAAAGAAACTTTATCTATAGGTTTATATTTAGCCTCTTATGTATTAATTGGGGGTAAGGTAATATTAAGTTCTATAAGAAATATATCTAGAGGTCAAGTATTTGATGAAAACTTTTTAATGGCTGTTGCAACTGTAGCAGCTATAGCGGTAAAGCAGTATCCAGAAGCAGTAGCAGTTATGCTATTTTATGAAGTAGGAGAGTTTTTGCAGGATAAAGCTGTTAATAAATCTAGAAAGTCTATAACAGCACTTATGAATATAAGACCTGACTATGCTAATTTAGTTAAAGGTGAAGATATAGAAGTGGTTTCTCCAGAGGATATTAATATAGATGATATTATAATGGTAAAACCAGGAGAAAAAGTTCCTCTAGATGGTGTAGTAATAGAAGGACAATCTTCAGTAGATACATCTGCTATAACAGGTGAGTCCTTAATAAGTGAAGTTTCAAAAGATAGTAATGTATTAAGCGGATATATAAACAAAAATGGAGTTATAAAAATTAAAGTTTCAAAAACATTTGAAGAATCCACAGTTTCTAAGATATTAGAATTAACAGAAAATGCATCAGCAACTAAAGCAAATACAGAAAAATTCATAACAAAATTTGCAAGATATTATACTCCTGTAGTAGTTTTTGCTGCTTTGGCTTTGGCAGTAATCCCTACTCTAATACTAAAAGATCCAGATATATCTAAGTGGATTTACAGGGCAGCTGTATTTTTAGTAGTATCTTGTCCATGTGCTTTAGTAATATCAATACCTTTAAGTTTCTTTGCAGGTATTGGAGGCGCATCTAAGAAAGGTGTTTTAATAAAAACAGGAACAGCTTTAGAAGCTTTAAATAATGCGGAGACAATAGTATTTGATAAAACAGGAACTTTAACTAAAGGTGTGTTTAAGGTATCAAAAATTCAAGCAGAAGAAGGAGTAAATAAAGAAGAATTAATAGAATATGCGGCTTTAGTAGAAAGTTATTCTAATCACCCTATAGCAAAATCTATACTAAAATATTATAAAAAAACTATAGATAACAAAAGAATAGAAAATTATGAAGAAATAGTTGCAAGAGGTGTAACTGCTTATATTGATGGCAAAAAAGTTTATGCTGGTAATAATAAATTAATGGAAGAATTAAATATTAACTACGAAAAATCTCAAGATGATGGAGTAATCCTTTATATAGTACTAGAGGATAAATATATAGGTTATATAGTTATAAATGATGAAATAAAGAAAGACTCAAAAGAAACAATAAAATCATTAAAAGATATAGGTATAAAAAAGGCAGCTATGCTTACAGGTGATAGAAAATCTACAGCTAATAATATAGGCAATTTCTTAGGAATGGATGAAATATATTCAGAACTTTTACCACAGGAAAAAGTAGAAAAGATGCAATCTTTAAAATCTCAATCATCTAAAGATGGGAAAATCGTATTTGTAGGAGACGGAGTGAATGATGCACCAGTGTTAGCCATGTCAGATATAGGGGTATCTATGGGAGGATTAGGATCTGATGCAGCTATAGAAGCATCTGACTTAGTTTTAATGTCTGATGAACCATCAAAATTAGTAGATGCTATAAAAATAGCTAGAAAAACTCACAAAATAGTATGGCAAAATATAATAGTAGTTTTAATAATTAAGTTTGCAGTATTAGCTTTAGCTGTAATGGGAAAGAGCACTATGTGGATGGCTGTTTTTGCAGATGTAGGAGTTGCTTTAATAGCAGTAATAAATGCTTTAAGAATATTAAAATAA
- a CDS encoding phosphodiester glycosidase family protein, with the protein MENKEKKSKNKKFSFKIFLCFIIFELFFTAATAPFIIFHGPFKNVKKTMVGAAMTTLSHQYIAKVFLSDAEIKKILSEDSIQTIKQDKNSVLKFENKHDSTIERYDISYGKKFKGYMLVIHDPTRVKVGYSSKLGVQGELTSQIARNKRAVAAINAGGFTDKSANSKWTGTGGNVEGVIISNGEVKYNSDKQGNFTGDVAAITKKGALIVGKHSLQELKNLNVQEAITFGPALVVNGQGTITSGDGGWGIAPRTSIGQRKDGAILMLVIDGRQASSLGATLKDVQDIMLQYDAYTATNLDGGSSTTMYHEGEVINNPANSLGERSVPSILYVEP; encoded by the coding sequence ATGGAAAATAAAGAAAAAAAGTCGAAAAATAAGAAATTTTCTTTTAAAATATTTTTATGCTTTATAATTTTTGAATTATTTTTTACAGCAGCTACTGCGCCATTTATAATATTTCATGGACCATTTAAGAATGTAAAAAAAACTATGGTAGGAGCAGCTATGACTACTTTAAGTCATCAATATATAGCTAAAGTATTTCTATCAGATGCTGAAATAAAAAAGATATTAAGTGAAGATTCTATACAAACTATAAAACAGGATAAAAATTCGGTATTAAAATTTGAAAATAAGCATGATAGTACAATAGAGAGATATGATATAAGTTACGGTAAAAAGTTTAAAGGATATATGTTAGTAATTCATGACCCTACTAGAGTGAAAGTTGGATATAGTTCTAAGTTAGGGGTACAAGGAGAACTTACAAGCCAGATAGCAAGAAACAAAAGAGCTGTTGCAGCTATTAATGCAGGTGGATTTACAGATAAGTCAGCTAATAGCAAATGGACAGGTACTGGTGGTAATGTAGAAGGAGTAATAATCAGTAATGGTGAAGTTAAATACAATAGTGATAAGCAAGGAAATTTTACAGGAGACGTAGCAGCTATAACTAAAAAAGGAGCTTTAATTGTAGGTAAACATAGTTTACAAGAATTAAAGAATTTAAATGTACAAGAAGCTATAACATTTGGACCAGCTTTAGTAGTAAATGGACAAGGTACCATAACTTCTGGAGATGGTGGATGGGGGATAGCTCCTAGAACTTCTATAGGACAAAGAAAAGATGGAGCGATACTTATGTTGGTTATAGATGGTAGACAAGCATCTAGCTTAGGAGCTACATTAAAAGATGTACAAGATATCATGCTACAATATGATGCGTATACTGCTACAAATTTAGACGGTGGGTCTTCAACTACAATGTATCATGAAGGAGAAGTTATAAATAATCCTGCTAATTCTTTAGGCGAAAGATCAGTACCATCTATTTTGTATGTTGAACCTTAG
- a CDS encoding metalloregulator ArsR/SmtB family transcription factor — translation MEKEKQVDICTCNVIHHDVVDKVKDNMIAEDKVQDLGDFFKVLSEPTRIKILYALATSEMCVCDISNLLNMTQSAVSHQLKVLRTARLIKFRKEGKVVYYSLDDKHVENVFKQGLEHIMHR, via the coding sequence ATGGAAAAAGAAAAACAGGTAGATATTTGCACGTGTAATGTTATTCATCATGATGTAGTAGATAAAGTTAAAGATAATATGATTGCAGAGGATAAGGTACAAGATTTAGGTGATTTTTTTAAAGTTTTATCAGAACCTACTAGAATAAAAATTTTATATGCGTTAGCAACATCAGAAATGTGTGTATGTGATATTTCAAATCTTCTTAATATGACTCAATCAGCGGTATCTCATCAGCTTAAGGTTTTAAGAACAGCTAGACTTATAAAATTTAGAAAAGAAGGTAAAGTTGTTTATTATTCATTAGATGATAAGCATGTAGAAAATGTATTTAAACAAGGATTAGAACACATAATGCACAGATAA
- a CDS encoding PhoH family protein: protein MKLTYVLDTNVILYSPGAIFSFADNDVVIPEVVLEELDSFKKNNNDLGANARYAARIIDKLRKNGSLIDGVVLPGGGTLRVEMNHYDVKLPPSWDKSKADNRIIQVCKGLKERGEEVVLITKDTFERIKADTINIDVEDFYEKVVPEYESQYTGRCEVFASHDTLENFYKNRYMNVEDLFFYSEEESDYCKADVNINEFMLIKSMENPKQTALGRYNGEKVVPLFYKDVKPLGISPRNVGQKFMLEALLTDSKNAPLVIVKGPAGTAKTLFSLATGLHKVMEEGEEGYRKLLVCRPNVTMDEDIGFLPGTEEEKIMPFMRPIFDNLEILVDSDEKERYKNEKELYDKIKELFDRRIITTEAVAYLRGRSIVKNWVIIDEAQNLTPKQVKAVITRVGQGTKLILVGDPDQIDQPFLDSRSNGLCYASEKMKGSKLCYQVTLKDHECERSPLAYEGAKRL, encoded by the coding sequence TTGAAACTAACTTATGTATTAGATACTAATGTTATTTTATATTCACCAGGAGCTATATTTTCTTTTGCTGATAATGATGTAGTTATACCTGAAGTAGTTTTAGAAGAATTAGATAGCTTTAAAAAGAATAATAATGATTTAGGGGCTAATGCTAGGTATGCAGCAAGAATAATAGATAAATTAAGAAAAAATGGAAGTTTAATAGATGGTGTAGTATTACCTGGTGGAGGAACTTTAAGGGTGGAAATGAACCACTATGATGTGAAATTACCTCCATCTTGGGATAAGAGCAAGGCTGATAATAGAATAATACAGGTTTGTAAGGGACTAAAAGAAAGAGGAGAAGAAGTAGTATTAATTACAAAAGATACTTTTGAAAGAATAAAGGCAGATACTATTAATATAGATGTAGAAGATTTTTATGAAAAAGTGGTGCCAGAATATGAAAGTCAATATACAGGTAGATGTGAAGTTTTTGCTTCTCATGATACCTTAGAAAATTTTTATAAAAATAGATATATGAATGTGGAAGATTTATTTTTTTATTCAGAAGAGGAAAGTGATTATTGTAAAGCAGATGTTAATATAAATGAGTTCATGTTAATTAAATCCATGGAAAATCCAAAACAGACAGCTTTAGGGAGATATAATGGAGAAAAAGTTGTTCCTCTTTTCTATAAAGATGTTAAGCCATTAGGGATAAGTCCTAGAAACGTGGGACAAAAGTTTATGTTAGAGGCTCTTTTAACAGATTCTAAAAATGCACCTTTAGTTATAGTAAAAGGCCCTGCAGGTACAGCTAAAACTTTATTTTCTCTAGCAACAGGACTTCATAAAGTTATGGAAGAGGGAGAAGAAGGGTATAGAAAACTTTTAGTCTGTAGACCTAATGTAACTATGGATGAGGATATAGGTTTTTTACCAGGAACAGAGGAAGAAAAAATAATGCCATTTATGAGGCCTATTTTTGATAACTTAGAAATTTTAGTGGATTCTGATGAAAAAGAAAGATATAAAAATGAAAAAGAATTATATGATAAGATAAAAGAGTTATTTGATAGAAGAATTATAACTACAGAAGCAGTAGCTTATTTGAGAGGAAGATCTATAGTAAAAAATTGGGTTATAATAGATGAAGCTCAAAATTTGACTCCAAAGCAAGTTAAGGCAGTTATAACTAGAGTAGGACAAGGAACCAAACTTATATTAGTAGGGGACCCAGATCAAATAGACCAACCATTTTTAGATTCTAGATCAAATGGATTATGTTATGCATCAGAAAAAATGAAGGGCAGTAAGCTTTGTTATCAGGTAACATTAAAGGACCATGAATGTGAAAGATCACCATTAGCCTATGAAGGCGCAAAACGATTATAA
- a CDS encoding aspartyl-phosphate phosphatase Spo0E family protein: MSELEDLLKDIDILREQLNELINKKQDNLVDPEVVTASKVLNAALNQYNKFIDEKLKKNK, encoded by the coding sequence ATGTCTGAGTTAGAGGATTTATTAAAAGATATAGATATATTAAGAGAACAATTAAATGAGTTAATAAATAAGAAACAAGATAATTTAGTTGATCCAGAAGTAGTAACAGCAAGTAAGGTATTGAATGCAGCATTAAATCAATATAATAAGTTTATTGATGAAAAATTAAAAAAGAATAAATAA
- a CDS encoding SagB family peptide dehydrogenase, translating into MLLKNLKKQKVKRKKNNDIENKMLINFNTQYSSISPYADSTVVKTPDTVIKGSLYSSQNRFLSEEYLLNYRSNNDNLGFRMGVSSFFQMDAALTSVNLDIEEDEENIIKLPDSKNIRVGLSTVIKSRRSVRRYSNKSMSLNDIANILYYTQGICDEVEPYNLQGNEKKIKLRANPSAGGLYPIQLYAYMKNVQGLQDGIYTYYPYSHSLKPVKVNKELLKVDNLAEFAVINAGDANLIVFYVYNFLKNSRKYGDAGFSYALIETGEMAQNLQLVSTALGYGACDIGGYEKQYIEELLNIDGVLKHVVHMTVVGSEQED; encoded by the coding sequence ATGTTATTAAAAAACTTAAAAAAACAAAAAGTAAAGAGGAAAAAAAATAATGATATAGAAAATAAAATGCTCATTAATTTTAATACTCAATATTCAAGTATATCACCTTATGCTGATAGTACTGTAGTTAAGACCCCAGATACAGTAATAAAAGGCAGCTTATATTCAAGTCAGAATAGATTTTTAAGTGAAGAATATCTTTTAAATTATAGATCCAATAATGATAATTTAGGCTTTAGAATGGGAGTTTCAAGTTTTTTTCAAATGGATGCTGCTCTTACTTCTGTTAATTTGGATATAGAAGAAGATGAAGAAAATATTATAAAGCTTCCAGACTCAAAAAATATAAGAGTAGGATTATCAACTGTTATAAAATCTAGACGCAGTGTAAGAAGATATTCCAATAAATCTATGTCTTTAAATGATATAGCAAATATACTTTATTATACTCAAGGAATCTGTGATGAGGTAGAACCTTATAATCTTCAAGGTAATGAAAAGAAAATAAAACTAAGAGCCAATCCATCTGCGGGAGGATTATATCCTATACAATTATATGCATACATGAAAAATGTACAAGGTCTGCAGGATGGTATATATACCTATTATCCATATTCACATAGCTTGAAACCTGTTAAAGTAAATAAAGAACTTTTAAAGGTAGATAATCTTGCAGAATTTGCAGTTATAAATGCAGGGGATGCAAATTTAATTGTTTTTTATGTATATAATTTTTTAAAGAATTCGAGAAAATATGGAGATGCTGGATTTTCTTACGCTTTAATTGAAACAGGAGAAATGGCACAAAATTTACAACTTGTATCTACAGCTTTAGGATATGGAGCTTGTGATATAGGAGGTTATGAGAAACAATACATAGAAGAACTTTTGAATATAGATGGAGTATTAAAACATGTAGTACATATGACTGTTGTAGGTTCGGAACAGGAGGATTGA
- a CDS encoding YitT family protein, whose product MHFKKENVKRLVLVIMGSLIYAIGVNMFLIPHKLLSGGVAGIAIMLQYLTNIQSGYYILLINIPIFLIAFKEVDLDFGIFSFVGMISMSSFLILTRNYMDFYAMNDILISCICGGVLSGAGMGLIFRNRASQGGTDVISVLVKRKFGIKISTIDFMINCVVVTIGALIGSFEVAVYTMISMFVKSQVMGKVIEGFDGKKILFVVTDHDEEIKKQLLKKLGVGATIMYGEGAYSGAKRKIIYCIMTAQQIVKAKKIIEDFDKHALISVSNTTECQGGGFKAAAF is encoded by the coding sequence ATGCATTTTAAAAAAGAAAATGTAAAAAGGTTAGTTTTAGTAATAATGGGAAGTTTAATATATGCCATAGGAGTTAATATGTTTCTTATACCACATAAATTATTAAGTGGTGGAGTTGCTGGTATTGCAATAATGCTTCAATATTTAACTAATATACAGTCAGGATATTATATTCTCCTTATAAATATACCTATATTTCTTATAGCTTTTAAAGAAGTAGATTTGGATTTTGGGATTTTTAGCTTTGTAGGAATGATAAGCATGTCTTCATTTTTAATTTTAACTAGAAATTATATGGATTTTTATGCTATGAATGATATTTTAATTTCTTGTATATGCGGTGGTGTTTTAAGTGGAGCTGGTATGGGATTAATATTTAGAAATAGAGCTTCACAGGGAGGAACGGATGTAATATCTGTTTTAGTAAAAAGAAAATTTGGAATAAAAATATCAACTATAGATTTTATGATAAATTGTGTGGTAGTTACTATAGGAGCTTTAATAGGAAGTTTTGAAGTAGCTGTTTATACAATGATATCTATGTTTGTAAAATCACAGGTTATGGGAAAAGTTATAGAAGGTTTTGATGGCAAGAAAATATTATTTGTTGTAACAGATCATGATGAGGAAATCAAAAAGCAATTATTAAAAAAATTAGGAGTAGGTGCAACTATTATGTATGGTGAAGGCGCTTATTCTGGAGCGAAAAGAAAAATAATATATTGTATTATGACTGCTCAGCAAATAGTAAAAGCAAAAAAAATAATAGAAGATTTTGATAAACATGCATTGATATCTGTATCTAATACTACGGAATGTCAAGGTGGAGGTTTTAAAGCAGCAGCATTTTAA